In a genomic window of Sutcliffiella sp. FSL R7-0096:
- a CDS encoding cytosolic protein: MHEREKDKEAEQYTDFSNVEIQHNFLIPETLPEGPYGSPRGKDTPVENKSTPWREGQRYYSAFNYENKNLHQDLPRQDPGAHPTHDDKSENEEPPYGGKESE; the protein is encoded by the coding sequence ATGCATGAACGAGAAAAAGATAAAGAAGCTGAACAATATACTGATTTTTCCAATGTGGAAATCCAACATAACTTTTTAATTCCTGAAACACTTCCAGAAGGGCCTTATGGCTCCCCACGTGGTAAAGATACGCCCGTTGAAAATAAAAGTACGCCATGGCGTGAAGGACAGCGTTACTATAGTGCCTTCAATTATGAAAATAAGAATTTACATCAGGATTTACCTAGGCAAGACCCTGGTGCACATCCGACTCATGACGATAAGAGTGAGAATGAAGAACCTCCATATGGTGGTAAGGAATCTGAATAA
- a CDS encoding YutD family protein translates to MICIGNHCYELLEENRDGFNEETFRARYIDVLNKYDYIVGDWGYNQLRLRGFFEDQNHKSTHDTKISTLPDYILEYCNFGCAYFVLKKVKKPAAEAK, encoded by the coding sequence ATGATTTGTATTGGAAACCATTGCTACGAACTGTTGGAAGAAAATCGAGATGGCTTTAACGAAGAAACCTTTCGAGCAAGATATATCGATGTATTGAACAAATACGATTACATAGTTGGAGACTGGGGCTATAATCAACTGCGACTGCGCGGATTTTTTGAAGATCAGAATCATAAGTCCACCCATGACACAAAAATCAGCACCTTGCCTGATTACATTTTAGAATACTGCAACTTTGGCTGTGCTTATTTTGTCTTGAAAAAAGTGAAGAAGCCTGCTGCTGAGGCAAAGTGA
- a CDS encoding YhcN/YlaJ family sporulation lipoprotein produces the protein MRKTMKVLAVCSLITASMTACAFDPTPEERQARSVIYGRDGKPRFTNTGHRYDMYDARDVNHNQSRFGYVRDQAEPVRNSQRYNENIAAVDYGEIANIINKMVVQLPAIEDSATLVTDEEVLIAYETNSDDRELTADQVSKTGLSIVPRYYHVYISDNPEMIHEIERFRSLAVTSPRVDEILDTTIKQMLKSPQGKKLSNGENANGEAEGEMNEETDKTEFGKQMRNE, from the coding sequence TTGAGGAAAACAATGAAAGTGTTAGCAGTTTGCAGCTTAATCACAGCTTCTATGACAGCTTGTGCCTTTGACCCAACGCCAGAAGAGCGTCAAGCCAGAAGTGTGATTTATGGGCGCGATGGCAAGCCGAGGTTTACTAATACTGGTCACCGCTACGATATGTATGATGCCAGGGATGTCAACCATAATCAAAGTCGTTTCGGTTATGTTCGGGACCAAGCTGAGCCTGTGAGAAATTCACAGCGCTATAATGAAAATATCGCCGCAGTGGACTATGGTGAAATTGCGAATATCATTAATAAAATGGTGGTACAATTACCTGCTATCGAAGATTCTGCGACACTTGTTACCGATGAAGAGGTGCTGATCGCTTATGAAACAAATAGTGATGACCGCGAATTGACGGCAGATCAGGTAAGTAAGACAGGTCTTTCCATCGTTCCACGTTATTATCATGTTTACATTTCCGATAACCCGGAGATGATTCACGAAATCGAGCGTTTCCGTTCACTTGCTGTCACAAGCCCAAGGGTGGACGAGATTTTGGATACCACGATTAAGCAAATGCTCAAATCCCCTCAAGGTAAAAAGTTGAGTAACGGAGAAAATGCAAACGGGGAAGCGGAAGGCGAAATGAACGAAGAAACAGATAAAACTGAATTTGGAAAACAAATGAGAAACGAATAG
- the lipA gene encoding lipoyl synthase yields the protein MAKKEEYIRKPDWLKIKLNTNENYTGLKKLMREHNLNTVCEEAKCPNIHECWAVRRTATFMILGAVCTRACRFCAVKTGLPTELDTQEPERVAESVKLMNLKHAVITAVARDDLKDGGAAIFAETIRAVRRENPFTTIEVLPSDMGGVFENIEMLMAARPDILNHNIETVRSLTPRVRARATYDRSLELLRRAKELQPDIPTKSSIMIGLGETKEEIIETMDDLRANNVDIMAIGQYLQPSKKHIKVQKYYHPDEFAELKEIAMTKGFSHCEAGPLVRSSYHADEQVNEASKARQAQA from the coding sequence ATGGCTAAAAAAGAAGAGTACATACGTAAACCGGATTGGCTTAAAATCAAGCTGAATACGAACGAAAACTATACAGGTCTTAAAAAATTGATGAGAGAGCATAACTTAAATACGGTATGTGAAGAAGCAAAATGTCCCAATATCCATGAATGTTGGGCTGTGAGACGTACAGCTACATTCATGATCCTTGGAGCTGTTTGTACCCGCGCCTGTCGTTTCTGTGCTGTCAAGACGGGACTTCCAACCGAACTTGATACACAAGAGCCGGAACGTGTAGCAGAGTCCGTGAAATTGATGAATTTAAAGCACGCTGTCATTACGGCAGTGGCCCGCGATGACTTGAAAGATGGTGGTGCCGCAATTTTTGCTGAGACCATCAGAGCCGTTCGCCGCGAAAACCCTTTTACAACCATTGAAGTTCTTCCATCCGATATGGGAGGAGTATTTGAAAATATTGAAATGTTGATGGCTGCAAGACCTGACATACTTAACCACAATATTGAAACGGTCCGTTCTTTGACTCCAAGAGTTCGTGCGAGAGCAACATATGACCGTTCACTTGAACTTTTACGTCGAGCAAAAGAATTGCAACCCGATATCCCTACAAAATCGAGCATCATGATCGGACTTGGGGAAACTAAAGAGGAAATCATTGAAACAATGGATGACCTTCGCGCAAATAATGTAGACATTATGGCGATCGGGCAATACCTGCAACCATCCAAGAAACACATCAAAGTGCAAAAATATTACCATCCAGATGAGTTTGCGGAGTTAAAGGAAATTGCGATGACAAAAGGATTCAGCCATTGTGAGGCTGGCCCGCTTGTCCGTTCTTCCTATCATGCAGACGAGCAGGTTAACGAAGCTTCAAAAGCTAGACAAGCCCAAGCATAA